A window of Mytilus edulis chromosome 10, xbMytEdul2.2, whole genome shotgun sequence contains these coding sequences:
- the LOC139492296 gene encoding uncharacterized protein B0403.1-like, translated as MSEKCKHINISRGVREEKTSYKLLGHDISKCQEEKDIGVVIDEDLTFERHICEKVNKANSTFAAIRRTFKNLNEKIFIPLYKTLVRTHLDYASSVWSPFKKKSIDKIENVQKRATRQIPGFNKLSYPERLKKLKLPTLSYRRVRGDMIETYKILNGNYDPETSSFLKLISSTENRHSTRVNSNKIIHQRFKTSLRKNSFSVRIAKLWNKLPDKVTKAPSINSFKNRLDRYWEYEEIYYSDYRAELTGSSIRNNGDNIQLYESGEEEP; from the coding sequence ATGTCAGAAAAATGCAAACACATAAATATAAGTAGAGGGGTAAGGGAAGAAAAGACAAGTTACAAACTATTAGGTCATGATATAAGTAAATGTCAAGAAGAGAAAGATATTGGAGTAGTAATTGATGAAGATCTAACCTTTGAAAGACACATATGCGAAAAAGTGAATAAAGCTAATTCAACTTTTGCCGCAATTAGAAGgacatttaaaaacttaaacgaAAAAATCTTCATACCTCTATACAAAACATTAGTGCGAACACACTTAGACTATGCTAGCTCTGTATGGTCaccttttaaaaagaaatccaTCGACAAAatcgaaaatgtacaaaaaagggCAACACGACAGATACCAGGTTTCAATAAATTGAGCTACCCGGAAAGACTGAAAAAACTCAAGCTGCCAACATTGTCATATAGAAGGGTCCGAGGGGACATGATTGAGACATATAAGATACTAAATGGTAATTACGATCCAGAAACAAGTTCATTCCTTAAATTAATTTCAAGCACTGAAAATAGACATAGCACAAGAGTAAACAGTAATAAAATCATTCACCAACGATTCAAAACAAGTCTGAGGAAAAACAGTTTTTCTGTAAGAATAGCCAAATTATGGAACAAGTTACCAGATAAAGTAACTAAAGCGCCATCTATAAACTCATTCAAAAATAGGCTAGATAGATACTGGGAGTACGAAGAAATCTATTATTCTGATTATCGAGCTGAATTAACCGGAAGCAGCATCAGAAATAATGGAGACAATATTCAATTATATGAGTCTGGTGAAGAGGAACCGTGA
- the LOC139492297 gene encoding uncharacterized protein, translated as CNSDHHHGSIPESQVIFSAIPYVCGEVEVISTEKFVTTEYLPGQRYVSKLDHPTRKPTKEHDYSYHRDDKVLVDSSTQTEVTANDIRLLEQENDRLKHTLEDKESLSREIFVKHVTKDDKHVKFYTGVQNFAILMGIFQLLMTKCSKLKYWSGKGSVNDKNYQTGNKLKPGPQRKLTDFQEFILTLVRLRLGLIDYHLADIFGISKTRVSQIFTTWITFMSGLFGKLIKWPSKQQVRKHMPHSFKMLYPKTRCIIDCTEFFFNIQDLLQHRPQHTALINQKILGNVF; from the exons tgtaactCTGATCATCATCATGGATCCATCCCTGAGAGCCAAGTTATCTTTTCGGCTATACCTTATGTTTGTGGAGAAGTTGAGGTCATTAGCACAGAAAAGTTTGTTACAACTGAATATTTGCCAG gtCAAAGATATGTATCAAAATTAGACCATCCCACACGTAAGCCAACTAAAGAGCATGACTATAGTTATCACAGAGATGATAAAGTGCTTGTAGATTCGTCTACTCAAACAGAAGTTACAGCTAATGATATCAGGCTACTGGAACAGGAAAATGACAGACTCAAGCATACCCTGGAAGATAAAGAGAGCTTGTCCAGAGAAATTTTTGTGAAACATGTTACCAAAGATGACAAACATGTGAAGTTTTACACCGGTGTTCAAAATTTCGCTATTTTAATGGGTATTTTCCAGCTTCTTATGACCAAATGTTCCAAATTAAAGTATTGGTCTGGCAAGGGAAGTGTTAATGACAAAAACTACCAAACTGGAAATAAATTAAAGCCTGGACCACAAAGGAAATTGACAGATTTTCAGGAATTTATACTTACGTTAGTACGTCTTCGTCTTGGTCTAATAGATTATCACTTAGCTGATATTTTTGGAATCTCAAAGACCCGTGtttcacagatatttacaacATGGATAACATTTATGTCAGGTTTATTTGGAAAACTAATAAAATGGCCATCGAAGCAACAAGTAAGAAAACATATGCCACATTCATTCAAAATGTTATACCCGAAAACAAGATGTATAATTGACTgtacagaattttttttcaacatcCAAGATCTCCTACAGCACAGGCCTCAACATACAGCACTTATAAATCAAAAAATACTGGGAAATGTCTTTTAG